TCGAACTCAACATCGAGCTCATCGAGTCTATATCGAGccccatcgagctcacatcgcgCTATTCTCAGACGGTAAACAACACCCCCATcgatctactatcgagctccatcgagctaatctcaaatagtaaacaacaaccctagttCAACACCCTTATCGATTTACTATCGAGCTACATCGAGCTCACATAGAGCTAGTCACAAACAGTAAACAACTGAACTTGTGTAgcctatcgagctcctatcgagctaatctcaaacaataaacaacaaccctagttcaacacccctatcgatctactatcgagctcacatcgagctaatctcaaatagTAAACAACAGAACTAATGTagcctatcgagctcatatcgagctctCATCGAGCtctcatcgagctcatatcgagcactCATTGAGCTCTTATCGAGCtctcatcgagctcatatcgagcactCATCAAGCTCATATCGATCCATGCAACCCCCCGTCGAGCTCCTATCGAGTCAATAAAAACAGaacttgtaaaattgaaaacaaaacataatttctaccactattgtaacgacccaaaattactaataaggcttaagagccttgattagtgtgccaggaaggcataatcggaggttaagagaattaatggtaagaaagcgtgaaatggatattgaataagtatgcgggccctgtttggctggtaagggcgtaatggtaatcttggcccgttaaggcataaatgtgaatgtgtgtgataaattgttgagaccacattattatgtgggtagattgataaatatatatgcgtgtataggtgtgtgcatttgtaactatcggcacgaggcgatcctaaggtagcgggaaaagtcacaatggagcTTAATAGTcggctttggataagtcagggatattataggtatcgggtagttaattagactatcgggttatgaaaataaatatatggagatatatttgaggtcagggtgtctaggtgggaataatgggagattttaccattttggtcTCGGGGAcgattccggcaccccgagccttggccttaacctaaatgataaggttagacttactaagaatagaaaacagtagaaccacAATAAATCGACCTTTTCTTTCTcagctctcttctctctctcaagggaaacacaAGGGAAATAAACAGAGAAAATCAAGTGGGATTTTGAGGGGATTGAGCTAAGGATTTCTGGGAATTGAAGAGGGGATTTTGAGGTTTAACTCAAGGGTTATCCAAGGAACTGAATCAACACTAAGGTAAGCAGTGAATTTCTCTCTTTTGGTTAgaaaattctgagttctagctgtgTGTTGAGATAATTGTAACTTTGAtatttaaggttgaatttgagctGAAAGCTTGGGAACTAGCTGGGGTTTGGCTTAGAGAAGGTGCTCAATGGAAGAGGTAAACTCTAATTCatgatttaaaagtttaatttaggttttgactggttggttttgggtgtttgtattcttgggtttcagaaattgaagatgGGATTTCTATAAGTTTTAAGCTTAGTTTTCTGTTGAATTAAGATGTTAAAGTTGTCTTAAAAGTTTTGGGAATGATTGATATggaaatagggagctttggggtggttttgggtaaggtttggaggttggaaatggtggaaattctgggttcgaagggaagggccgcggcgcccaaagcaagggccgcggcgcgtgtccccTTTATGTGTGGTGTTGGCTCTGTTTCGgagaagggccgcggctaagcttcaagggccacagcccttggttTCACACATGGGTTTTTGAGGGCTTTAAGCACGGGAAGGTAGCCTAGTGTGCTCgagattggtttcaccaccgtgcttggtgagATTCGGTTttccgggagttagttttataaccagaaacctatatccgagtattaatggaattcattatcttggttgtgactaggtgataagctagagctcgggaatggatcgtgctcgggggtcgtcctttctaattaaagcatttgacattaaggtaagaaaaatgcacctgtgtatgtggataggatgggactaagtgttccctatatttgaatgtattgttatgtgattgtgaaacaccatgtgaatatgttgggactaagggttcccttataatggtatgaatgtcataaggtggtattatgccacggggacatgtggtaacagcctaagggtgccgaaatccacacttgtgcacagggcgcggcttggacACTGGTatccaaggacagcttattatgcactgagctcggtttaagcgggccggagtcagtgggttaaacagagggtgcggcctaagtcgtcgaccctgaatattatgtgataagagtgtattatgtgattgattgtatcttgaatttgaatgtatgtgctgaatatctgttgtagaATATTGTCTATGACTCAATGAATATCTGGAGTTGGATTATTGGCTATTGGCTAGTGTGTTGTCTTGAATGGACTTAATGGCTTGAAGGAACTGAGTAATGCTTTGTGGTTATTgggttatgctctgtgaactgtttagctgttaatactgttatgatattatattatgttttcttgctgggcttcggctcacgggtgctacatggtgtaggtaaggcaagttggccatgggttggagagctctgggggcgaggtgtacattgtcagctgctcggccaccatggtcgaggatttgtacaggaacgggaacctaaaacgtatattttgccattagagtggcttggtcaattatttgtaattaagaattttgtatttacgttatttaaaccatgatttgggatcccatataataAATGtctgttttcaataaagtttaacCGTTTATAATCAAATTCTGTTTAACCTAATCCTTTGTGTCAATAGATACACAGttcaaactaaatgacttgattagcaagtcttgcactatttcaaacacaaagtgtaacggtcttggttatccagggcgttacaactatcgagtcattaggtataaatggcttaccccatcatcgaGCCACGATTTCCACGTTAGAAACCACGCAGGACCGTGattcccagtctttacatccctcgGGTCTTGTTGGGGATGTCTCTAAGTAGCCACTTGGACACTGTCCTATGCTGTTTGTaatctggcttcttgagagggtccaacACCTGTGTAGCCTCCTCTTCTAGTGCAACTGCATCAATGCAAGGTCTTTTCCTCATGGGATCggtgtagtcctcaaaccaatctggcttgcgtctttggcgtctagtcctctGTAACCGTACCCCAGCAACATTCTCAaggttgacaataacgactctCGGAGTCATAGCATaaggtgtcacaatgatggtaggaggcgtggttggatcatcaacatagtccagaggaatatccagtgactctgagtctgaatcttCCTTGGAGCCCCTCAGTTTCTCCTTAATAAACGTCAAGATCTGACTGACTGCATCCAGGATCACTAACTAGTTCTTCAGTAGGGTCTCCTGTCGATCCTCGACTCTGTCCAACCACTCAATCAAGTCGGTGAGCTTAGGGGCTGGGGTTAGGGttgaggctgaggctggggctggtGTTGGGGCTGAGGCTGGTGTTGGGGCTAAGGCTGAGGCTGGGGCAACATGAGGGGTGGGACTTGCAACCTCCTCCAAGATCACTGACTAGTTGTTCAGTagggtctcctgtcgaccctTGACTCTGTCCAACCACTCAATCAAGTCGGCGAGCTCAGGGGCTGGGGCTGAGGCTGGTGTTGGGGCTGAGGCTAAGGCTGGGGCAAcaggaggggtgggacctgcaatCTCCTCCTCCGAGGCAGCATCATCAAATATATTGGCTGCCTAAGAAACTATCTTCGCGactttctcaaaagtcgcatcctcctcctcatcagcctCCGAGGGATCTTGGCCAAGCtcaggataaaggggaagatctccctctgtCAACGACAAATAATAGTATTTTTCTGCTGGTCGAGCCTTCAACATCGGAAGGATGAgcaactgcaaacaacataaaatatttggttaactcaaataatcataaaagataagcatatagataaaaaataattgtttaatgtcaatcaaatataacttaccttcttcttcgataacatcggtgagatgacggacttggtgaaatccttgttcctccgatgcgaccaactaagcatcctcgaacccatgtttcccgagctcacaacaaactCCGTCGCAAGCTACTGGATAGCCTCATCTCAGTACTGTAAGGTCGGGGCctaaccatacatactgtacttggactcttgccgcaccttggcatccttcttgttgTCATAGTTGGcattttgcttcaccatgtccttcttacaagactgcaatagcctcttataagagtacttcccccatggatagctgaagaagtactctacgTCCTCAACACTTTTCAAAATATATCGCCATATGTGCAACTTGCCCTCtatggcattcagaaccccctcaaccaacaaacatagaccaagcttgtacacatcttccacaacagtacaagtcttgaaagcatgatCCACTtgtgagagctttactttctcagcatcattgAAATACTCATTTATCAACCAGTCGCTGAGGTTACgctcttccaactcttctggtgatgggaaggtactgaaattcaaccccgtcaccagggcaaactctcccatgccaaatttacaagacttcgaccccaagaagaaatgcacctcatctttgTTGTTGCTGGAAATTTTCCTCAACAATAGTTGATGTACCAAGactccggagaaattaaactccgaagccaaaaagaactgcttgaaaggggattccttagccctttcaagcagcccgagctccacaaacctagtcttaatgtgatttaaagtgcTACTACCCTGATATGTCACTCGACTAGGAAAGTGATCACTAAACGAAACtagcaacttaggcatctgcaacaacacatggaaaaaaattggtaagaaaacaaaTTGTCAAACAGAATacggaaaaaattaaaaaaaaaatcatcaaaaaccGAAATAAACACTGCCATCGAGCTTATATCGAGCTGTTATCGAGCCTTATCAATCTATTCATCGAGCCTCTATCGAACTTCCATCGAGCCACTATTAAACCCAATCTTTAGTATACCATCGATCTTATATCGAGCTAATGTCGAGCTTCCATCGAGCCTAACTATATcaagcctactatcgaaccattcaactaccctatcgagctcatatcgagcaagTATCTAACCATTCAACCTagcctatcgagctcatatcgagcaagTATCGAACCATTCAACCTACACTATCGAGCTCCTATTGAACTATGATTGAGCCTATCGAGCTTGTTTTATCTATTGCCAAAGAACACTCGAGCCATTATCGAACCTGCATTGAACCtatatcgaacctatcgagctactggtgcaaacccagaaaaaaaatccCCAAAAAATGATGAATACAATCCACAGATCACAGATTCAACAATATGCTCTATCAAAACTTGAAATGGGTTCGAGATTTTACCTTTGATTGTCAAACTTTAGAGGAAATGGGTCGACGTGGGTCTCATAATTGTCGTGGGTCTTGGTTTCAACAGAGAGATGCGGGATGGGAGACGTGGGGGCTCGATGGAGGTGGGCTCAACAGAAATGGGGGCTCGACGGAGGTAGGCTCGACGGAGGTGGTCTCTGGGTATTTtgtaagagtgagagagagagagaaaccgagagaGTATAGAGAGAAGTGAGATATTGAGTTTTTTGGGTGTGAAAAAATGAGAGGAATATTCTGGGAAATAGGGGAATGTTTAGCATCAATTTAAAATTGTaatttatgttataattattatgtaattgtCCTATTAGTATGTATAAAATGTAAAATTTCCCTTTGAAAAAAGGTTATATTATTTGACTGGCATacttgttttgaaaatatataattcAATTTGATATCTGACGTGGAACGATTCGGTTGGTGAGATCAGAGAAGCAATAATTTCACGAGCGCAGAGGATGATGCCATTTTCTCACCATCCAAGGCGAGGCCTCTTTAGCCCGTTTGTTAGACAGAAGTTTGGTCCTATGTTCTAAAAATTCATCTTCTAAACTCCACTTCTTTCTTCTCTACTCAGCAAGAccagagtgagagagagagagcgagagaatATCACAACCCCCAGCGTCAAGTCCGGACAGGTCCCCCTCGAGATCTCGAAGATGGCTCAGCCTCTGGTGAAGAAGGACGACGATCGTGACGACGAAGGTACGCTTCACCATCTCCATATCCATGTCCGGTGTCTCTCCAAATTCGATATGATTTATCATATTAATTCGCTTCATTTTTTCACTTCTGATCGTAAAAGCTTCTAAATCAGCCAATTGTTTCTCAGATCTCTTGTTTTTTGGATTTTACATTTTAAATCGTATCTTAGATTTGAGTGAATTGGGGTTTGTCTGTGATTGATCTGCTTCAGTTTTCGGTTGATctgaattatttttatagttagGTTAAACTTAATTCCACTCGGGAATTGTAATGTAGATTTGTTTGGATTTAGGTATATCTTGGTTCAGTTTTGGATTCAATGTGCTAGGCTTAGGAGTATAGATCTTGTTGCTTCCTTGATTTGGTTGAAGACCCATTTGATGTTAATGCTTGAATTGTAATTTAGATATGTATAATGAGCATAATTTTGATGCAATACAATGTATTTTGTCCATTGTTTTCACAGCGGATTACTCTCCGTTTTTGGGGATCGAAAAGGGTGCTGTTCTTCAGGAAGCTAGAGTTTTCAATGATCCTCAGCTTGATGCCAGAAGATGCTCCCAGGTTATTAATATGCCCTCAAGTGACCACTTGCTTGCAACTTTGTCTAGATCCTTTTGTGTTGTCCAGGACTTATTTGGATTTGTTTTGTATTGATATAGGTTATTACCAAGCTTTTGTACCTACTGAACCAGGGAGAAACCTTTACGAAGGTAAGGTTTCTTACATACTTTGTGTTTCATCGATTTCATTTTGTTGAGATGTAGACATCTTCATTATGCTAATTACTGTACAAGATTgttctgattttttttaaagacGTTTAGATAGAAAATTACAGATTTGTTATTGTGTACCGTGTCATCTCTTGACATTTTTTTCTGTTAAATTAATAGGTTGAAGCTACAGAGGTTTTCTTTGCTGTGACAAAGCTTTTCCAGTCAAGAGATATAGGCTTAAGGAGAATGGTTTATCTAATGATAAAAGAGCTCTCTCCCTCTGCAGATGAGGTGACACCATTTGGACATGGTTCTGTTGTTTTCTATTTCTAATATGAATGTGCAAAAATCAGTGCTGACTTTTATTATGTTGCATTCATTGTGAAGGTGATTATTGTGACAAGCTCCCTTATGAAGGACATGAATAGTAAAACCGATATGTATCGGGCGAATGCCATTCGTGTGCTTTGTCGGATTACAGATGGAACACTTCTTACACAGATCGAGCGATATTTAAAACAAGCCATTGTTGATAAGAATCCAGTGGTTGCAAGTGCTGCTTTAGTTAGTGGCATCCATTTACTACAGGTATCTTTGCTCAATTCCTTGATTTTCATATTACTTGATTTCCTCCTCTGATATATGCTGTTTTTGATAGACAAACCCAGAGATTGTGAAAAGGTGGAGTAATGAGGTTCAGGAGGCTGTTCAATCTAGAGCAGCTCTGGTGCAGTTCCATGCACTTGCTTTGCTCCACCAGGTATGCTGGCCCCTTGTTATGACAAGATTTAGGCTCTTATTAGGAACATTTAGATTACTTTTTTCTTTTCACTGAAATTCAGTTCTTATTATGATTTGACCATGGGTCCATGTGAACTtttgttccttttttttttctcttttcattTTCTAGAATTTTTGTGAGACTTTTTTAATAATTGTTCCAAGGGATGAAAAGAAGTTAAGGTCGTGTTGAACATTGCAGTAATTTCTTTTCCTTGGCTTGATTAAGATTACATTTATTATGGGAGTTTTGTAGCTTGTGATTTTATTTTCACTAAGGTGATGTTTGGTTGGGGGCAATGGaatataaacataaatatatataagatTCCTGACTGCATAATTTATGTAGATCATTAGTATTATAGGTCTACTTTATATTTCCAAATTTGTCATCAAGAAGCCACAAAAATTGTGTTATTATTATTGCTATAATATTAAAGAATTTCATTTGCAGCACAGATTGTTCTAAACCATTTTATTTGTCTCAAGAAGCTATTTTGTACTAAACCACTCAATTCATCACAACAAGAAGTTATTTGTTATTCTAATGTGCAAATTGTATGTTGCTCATAGAATACCTTATCAAATGAACCTCTGCTATGAAAAGCATAGGGTTAGCCTTGTTGGGGTTCCTTAACTAAATTTGGGTTTGCTTTTACTGAGTGTTTCACGTTGAAATCTATCTCAATTATGGATGTCTAACAAAATACTTATCTACATTGCCATAGTGTACagtagattgtattatgtgctgtCTTCTATCTGGTTACATAtaagggggtgtttggtatggggtaaagtaaatgtgggaatgagaatctaaatcccttcctatgtttggttcaaattttaagggcgtaaaattaataatttgtgtgggccctacatgtattttaagggtaaagtgaacCCTTTTGTATACAAGAGTTTCATATTACATCCATCCTAAGCCCATCTACACTTTTCAaggcaactcaactactcaaaacaaacacccccTAAGGGTAATCGCATGCCAGTAAAGTCATTCTTCAGCATTGTGTATAGAGAGTCGAAGGATTTATAGAACATTTATTGAAATTGCAGATCCGGCAGAATGATCGATTGGCAGTGAGCAAGCTGGTTACTAGCTTAACAAGAGGAACTGTTCGCTCTCCATTAGCCCAATGCCTGTTGATTCGCTACACTAGCCAGGTGCATATTCTAATAGAGATAGCATTGTTTTACATTCAAGGCTATATTAATGTTGAACTTGTTATTAAGCATATATTAAAATCTACCCAGGTCATCCGAGAATCAGGTAACATCAGCCAAACAGGGGACCGACCATTTTATGATTATCTTGAGAGTTGTCTGCGCCATAAAGCAGAGATGGTGATTTTTGAGGCTGCCAAAGCAATCACAGAGCTCAGTGGTGTGACCAACAGAGAATTGACTCCAGCCATCACTGTTCTTCAGCTCTTTTTAAGCTCGTCAAAGCCAGTGTTAAGATTTGCTGCTGTGCGCACTTTGAACAAGGTTCTCTCGCCCTACTGTCCTACTCACCTAACTTAGTGATAAATTGTGATAACCCTTTTAAGGTGGTTATATTTGGTTTTTTGTGCTCTATTTAGCTGGAGAAATTAAAGCATCATGTCCAGCAGATACTATTTCATCGAATCATTTCTACATTATTTAGACTGGAAAAATATTTTCTACAGTTATAGTTCTTGAAAATTGTTgtttccaaatatatatatatatatatatgactaatgGTGATTTGTTTGCAGGTGGCAATGACACATCCGATGGCTGTCACAAACTGCAACATTGATATGGAAAGTTTAATATCTGATCCCAACAGAAGCATCGCGACTCTTGCCATCACCACACTTCTGAAGACAGGGAATGAATCAAGTGTGGATCGCTTGATGAAGCAGATAACTAATTTCATGTCTGATATTGCTGATGAGTTCAAGATTGTTGTGGTGGAAGCAATAAGATCattgtgtttgaagtttccatTGAAGTACAGATCTTTGTGAGTGACTTGTCACAGTTTCTATGTTTACACAATTCATATTTTGTTGGCTAGTTTTAATTTTTCCACATTACAAGGCCTAATTTTCCTTGTTTTTGTTTTCAACAGGATGAACTTCCTAAGTAACATTCTTAGAGAAGAAGGTGGATTTGAGTACAAAAAGGCAATTGTTGACTCAATTGTGATCCTCATAAGAGATATTCCTGATGCAAAAGAAAGTGGGTTGCTTCATCTCTGTGAGTTCATTGAAGATTGTGAATTTACCTATCTATCCACACAGGTAAGATTTTAATTGATTATAAATTTGCTGAACAATATCTTTACTTTTAGTTTTTCTTAAATGACCCTATAACTTCTATTGCACTGCTGGAATGAAATTTTGATATTGTAGATACTTCACTTTTTGGGGATTGAAGGGCCAAAAACCTCAGATCCCAGCAAGTATATAAGGTATATTTATAATCGAGTACATCTTGAGAATGCCACTGTCAGGGCCAGTGCTGTGAGCACATTGGCAAAGTTTGGTGCTCTTGTTGATTCCTTGAAGGTATagctttcttttattttcttttcttttgctgaATGACTTGTCTTGTTTATCCATTTTGGTTACTGATATAATTTGAAATGATAATTCTTTTCTCTGCTTCAGCCTCGAATTTTTATTCTGCTGAGGCGATGTCTGTTTGACAGTGATGATGAGGTTAGTTACTTTTGATGTATTGaattccaaaacattgatatgtTTTGCTTTAAAGTATAACATGTATGCCTATACCTTTTTGAATGCATGTAGGCCCGCATGTGTTTCTATTTGTTTGCCTTtcctgatatatatatatatataatacttgtTTTTATATAATAATGTATTTATTTGTTTCAGTTTTCTTTATGGTTTTAATCTAAAATTTGCATTTGTCTTTAAGCACTCAGTTCATTAGATAAGTTATGGTTACAATTGATCTACTTTGTAGGTTCGTGACAGGGCTACTCTCTATCTGAATACTCTTGAGGGAGATGGCTCCATTGTTGAAACTGACGAAGAAGTAAAGGACTTCCTCTTTGGATCTTTGGAAGTTCCACTTGCCAATCTAGAGACAAGTTTGAAAAATTATGTGAGTTATCCCATTCCCCtttaatataatttttgttttcaagGTTACTATCTCATTGTTGTTTTACTTTTTTAATGTTGTTACAGGAGCCTTCAGAAGAACCTTTTGACATTAATTCTGTACCCAAGGAGATTAAGTCTCAGCCGCTTGCAGAGAAGAAAGCTCCTGGTAAAAAACAAACTGGGTTGGGAGCTCCTCCAAGTGGCCCTCCATCCACTGTGGATGCTTATGACAAGTTGCTTTCCTCTATTCCAGAGTTCTCAAGCTTTGGAAATCTTTTCAAGGTCCTGTGATGACTTAAAATTTTCCCTTATGCTTCACAAACACTTGCAATTTACTTGTTACTGATGCATTCTTGATTGTGTTATTGTTGTTATCAGTCCTCGCCACCTGTGGAGTTGACGGAAGCAGAAACCGAATATGCAGTTAATGTTGTTAAGCATATTTTTGATGGCCATGTTGTGTTCCAGTATAACTGCACCAATACAATCCCAGAGCAATTACTGGAAAATGTAATTACTAAATTAAAAAAGGAAGCATCCTTGTTCTTTTTGTGACTATGGTTACGTATTTAGATTCTTAATGTATCTTCCAACCTGTTGACAGGTCACTGTTCTAGTGGATGCTTCAGAAGCTGAGGATTTCAATGAAGTAGCATCAAAGCCTCTCAGAGCTCTTCCTTATGATACACCTGGACAGACTTTTGTGGCATTTGAAAAGCCTGAAGGAGTCTCTGCAGTTGGAAAGTTTTCAAACATGTTGAGATTTATTGTTAAAGAGGTATCTAGTTTGTTCCCTTCATCTTTGGCAATGCCTTGCATCTCTGTGTGTTCTCTTGTCATTTGATCTGGTTAAAACCATATGTAGGACAAGTGGTTATATAGATTGTGGAGAAGTATATATGACTTGAGCTGTGTGCCAATACATGGTTAGGTTTGAAAGTCTGTT
The genomic region above belongs to Humulus lupulus chromosome 1, drHumLupu1.1, whole genome shotgun sequence and contains:
- the LOC133798729 gene encoding coatomer subunit gamma; the protein is MAQPLVKKDDDRDDEADYSPFLGIEKGAVLQEARVFNDPQLDARRCSQVITKLLYLLNQGETFTKVEATEVFFAVTKLFQSRDIGLRRMVYLMIKELSPSADEVIIVTSSLMKDMNSKTDMYRANAIRVLCRITDGTLLTQIERYLKQAIVDKNPVVASAALVSGIHLLQTNPEIVKRWSNEVQEAVQSRAALVQFHALALLHQIRQNDRLAVSKLVTSLTRGTVRSPLAQCLLIRYTSQVIRESGNISQTGDRPFYDYLESCLRHKAEMVIFEAAKAITELSGVTNRELTPAITVLQLFLSSSKPVLRFAAVRTLNKVAMTHPMAVTNCNIDMESLISDPNRSIATLAITTLLKTGNESSVDRLMKQITNFMSDIADEFKIVVVEAIRSLCLKFPLKYRSLMNFLSNILREEGGFEYKKAIVDSIVILIRDIPDAKESGLLHLCEFIEDCEFTYLSTQILHFLGIEGPKTSDPSKYIRYIYNRVHLENATVRASAVSTLAKFGALVDSLKPRIFILLRRCLFDSDDEVRDRATLYLNTLEGDGSIVETDEEVKDFLFGSLEVPLANLETSLKNYEPSEEPFDINSVPKEIKSQPLAEKKAPGKKQTGLGAPPSGPPSTVDAYDKLLSSIPEFSSFGNLFKSSPPVELTEAETEYAVNVVKHIFDGHVVFQYNCTNTIPEQLLENVTVLVDASEAEDFNEVASKPLRALPYDTPGQTFVAFEKPEGVSAVGKFSNMLRFIVKEVDPSTGEADEDGVEDEYQLEDLEVVAADYMLKVLVSNFRNAWESMDPDSEQVDEYGLGPRENLTEAVNAVISLLGMQPCEGSEVVPNNSRSHTCLLSGVYMGNVKVLVRLSFGIDSSKEVAMKLAVRSDDISISSAIHDIVASG